A single genomic interval of Bos javanicus breed banteng chromosome 8, ARS-OSU_banteng_1.0, whole genome shotgun sequence harbors:
- the OMD gene encoding osteomodulin: MGFSSLVCVLFFFLGVKVYCQYESYQWDEDYDQEPDDVYQTEFQFQQNINYEAPFHQHTLGCASECFCPPNFPSSMYCDNRKLKTIPNIPAHIQQVYLQFNEIEAVTADSFINATHLKEINLSHNKIKSQKIDHGVFAKLPNLLQLHLQHNNLEDFPFPLPKSLERIFLGYNEISRLQTNAVNGLVNLTMLDLCFNKIDDSVLQEKVLTKMEKLMQLNLCNNRLESMPPGLPSSLMYLSLENNSISSIPENYFNKLPKLHALRISHNKLQDIPYNIFNLSNLIELNVGHNKLKQAFYIPRNLEHLYLENNEIENVNVTVMCPSVDPLHYHHLTHIRIDQNKLKAPISSYIFLCFPHIHTIYYGEQQSTNGQTIQLKTQVFRRFQDDGDSEDHDDHHEGPEEEGTEENIDAHYYGSQEWQETI; this comes from the exons ATGGGCTTTTCAAGTTTAGTAtgtgtccttttcttctttcttggagTCAAAGTATATTGTCAATATGAAAGTTATCAATGGGATGAAGATTATGACCAAGAACCAGATGATGTCTACCAAACAGAATTCCAATTTCAACAAAATATAAACTATGAAGCTCCGTTTCATCAGCATACTTTAGGTTGTGCCAGTGAATGCTTCTGTCCACCTAACTTTCCATCATCAATGTACTGTGATAATCGCAAATTGAAGACTATCCCAAATATTCCAGCACACATTCAGCAAGTCTATCTTCAGTTCAATGAAATTGAGGCTGTGACTGCAGATTCATTTATCAATGCCACTCATCTTAAAGAAATCAACCTCAGCCACAACAAAATTAAATCTCAAAAGATTGATCATGGTGTGTTTGCTAAATTGCCAAATCTACTACAGCTTCACCTACAGCATAACAATTTAGAAGACTTTCCGTTTCCTCTTCCTAAGTCTTTGGAAAGGATTTTTCTAGGTTACAATGAAATCTCCAGACTGCAGACAAATGCTGTGAATGGGCTTGTAAACTTGACCATGCTTGATCTCTGTTTTAATAAAATTGATGATTCTGTGTTACAAGAAAAGGTACTtaccaaaatggaaaaattaatgcAGCTCAACCTATGTAATAATAGATTAGAATCAATGCCTCCTGGTTTGCCTTCTTCACTTATGTATCTGtctttagaaaataattcaatCTCTTCTATACCAGAAAATTACTTCAACAAACTTCCGAAACTTCACGCTCTAAGAATATCACACAACAAACTACAAGACATcccatataatatttttaatctttccaaCCTTATAGAGCTCAATGTTGGACACAACAAACTGAAGCAAGCATTCTATATTCCAAGGAATTTAGAACACCTATAcctagaaaataatgaaattgaaa atgtCAATGTCACAGTGATGTGTCCATCAGTTGATCCACTACATTACCACCATTTAACACACATTCGCATAGATCAAAATAAGCTGAAAGCGCCAATAAGCTCATACAttttcctctgcttccctcaTATACACACTATTTATTATGGTGAACAACAAAGCACTAACGGTCAAACGATACAACTGAAGACCCAAGTTTTCAGGAGATTTCAAGATGATGGTGATAGTGAAGATCATGATGATCATCATGAAGGCCCAGAAGAAGaaggaacagaagaaaacatTGATGCTCACTATTATGGAAGTCAAGAATGGCAAGAAACTATATAG